The Spirochaetae bacterium HGW-Spirochaetae-1 genomic sequence CAGGCCCTGCACATTTTCTTAAAAAATATTTAATCCTTAAGTGGTTTCAGGCGTATTATATTGAGACGTGAATAATATATCAGGAAAAAAGATATGTCAGATATGGGCAGCACCGCTATAGACAGGGCACGGGAAATTTTAGCGGAGGTCTTCGGCTACGAAGCCTTCAGGCCCCTGCAGGCCGAGATAATTGAAGCGGTTATGAAAAAAAGTGATGCCCTGGTGGTGATGCCCACGGGCGGCGGGAAATCGATCTGTTACCAGATACCCGCGCTTATGTTTTCCGGGCTTACCGTTGTTATCTCACCGCTTATTTCTCTTATGAAAGACCAGGTTGACCAGATGAAGCAGCTTGGAGTCGAGGCGGTTCTGCTCAACAGCTCGATCTCGCGTGACGAATACGGCTCCAACATCGCTCTTATCCGGGATGGAACGGCAAAGCTACTGTATGTTGCGCCCGAGACCCTGCTTAAAAATGATATACTCTTACTGCTCACCACCGTTACCGTCGACTGTTTCGCCATTGACGAGGCGCACTGTATTTCCGAGTGGGGCCATGACTTCAGGCCGGAGTACCGGATGATAGCACAGGTACGGAAAAGGTTTCCCCGCGCGGTCTGCATGGCCCTGACCGCCACTGCGACGGAGAGAGTGAGGGGCGACATCAGGAAAAACCTGGAGATGAGTGAGACTTCCGACTTTATAGCAAGTTTTAACAGGGACAACCTGTTTTACCGCATAACGCAAAAAAACGACGCCCTGAAACAGACGCTGGAATTTCTTTCGGGGCATAAAGGAGAATCGGGTATAATCTACGCGTTTTCACGCGACAGTGTCGACCGCATTTATATGAGCCTGAAAAAACATGGATATTCGGTACGGCCTTATCACGCGGGACTGGCCGATGAGGATCGGCGCAAAAATCAGGAGCTCTTTCTGAAAGATGAGGTGCAGATAATTGTTGCCACAATTGCTTTCGGCATGGGAATACATAAAACCAATGTCAGGTTTGTTATTCACTATGATCTTCCCAAGAGCATAGAGGCGTATTACCAGGAGACGGGTCGCGCCGGTCGCGACGGGGTCGATTCCACGTGCCTGCTCCTTTACAGCTATTCTGACATACATAAGATCCGTTATTTCATTGATCAGAAACCCGATGAAACCGAAAAGAAAGCAGCGGTATCACAGCTGAACGCCCTGGTCAACTACGCCGATTCTGAGTGCTGTCGCCGTATTCCCCTCATCACCTATTTCGGTGAGGAATACAGCAGAGAAAGCTGCGGCATGTGCGACAACTGCGTTTCACCCCAGGAACAGGGCGACGACCTGACCCTTGCGGCGCAGATGTTCCTTTCCTGTGTTAAAAGAACGGGCGAAAAATTCGGTACGGGGCATATAGTCCAGGTCCTGCGCGGCTCAGGCGCAGCAAGGATCAGGGAACTGGGGCATAATGGATTGAGCACGTACGGTATCGGCAAAGACTATTCCGTGCAGTCATGGAA encodes the following:
- the recQ gene encoding DNA helicase RecQ; its protein translation is MGSTAIDRAREILAEVFGYEAFRPLQAEIIEAVMKKSDALVVMPTGGGKSICYQIPALMFSGLTVVISPLISLMKDQVDQMKQLGVEAVLLNSSISRDEYGSNIALIRDGTAKLLYVAPETLLKNDILLLLTTVTVDCFAIDEAHCISEWGHDFRPEYRMIAQVRKRFPRAVCMALTATATERVRGDIRKNLEMSETSDFIASFNRDNLFYRITQKNDALKQTLEFLSGHKGESGIIYAFSRDSVDRIYMSLKKHGYSVRPYHAGLADEDRRKNQELFLKDEVQIIVATIAFGMGIHKTNVRFVIHYDLPKSIEAYYQETGRAGRDGVDSTCLLLYSYSDIHKIRYFIDQKPDETEKKAAVSQLNALVNYADSECCRRIPLITYFGEEYSRESCGMCDNCVSPQEQGDDLTLAAQMFLSCVKRTGEKFGTGHIVQVLRGSGAARIRELGHNGLSTYGIGKDYSVQSWKNMARQFVTKGLLIQDMQSYGELKLTEKGHAVMRGFEKVMGRFGENATAQKKPISGISYDGMLFELLREKRRALAAEANVPPYVIFSDKTLMAIAEAYPQSRESLMTIHGIGAHKIQKFGEIIISIVKEYCEEKGIIDKTVEIPAPREYVKKPRHVQIGELYNAGRSITEIEAAEGVQRITVISNLKKYVQDGYSITSAGLRPLLSLDAERILSVIAAFDRHGHEFLKPVFEELGGSVDYDTLQICRLYYLCSD